In a genomic window of Brassica rapa cultivar Chiifu-401-42 chromosome A10, CAAS_Brap_v3.01, whole genome shotgun sequence:
- the LOC103832457 gene encoding probable mediator of RNA polymerase II transcription subunit 36b — protein sequence MGARSVIRGSGRTEGGNEGIVTPHRHAGVFMIAKGRDCTILTKNLVPGKALYNEERLSVQNEDGTEVEYRVWDPFRSDLAAAVVGGADNIWIKPGAKVLYLGAASGTIVSHEGCVYAIEISEKSGRELVNMAKTRPNVIPVIEDARNPAKYKMLAMILALNASFFLKTRGHFSLIINADIHHLTMQPEEVYSNERKKLLEDELRPSEQVTLEPYAYA from the exons ATGGGAGCAAG GAGTGTCATTAGAGGCAGTGGAAGAACGGAGGGAGGGAACGAAGGGATAGTAACTCCTCACAGGCACGCAGGAGTGTTCATGATTGCTAAGGGTAGAGATTGTACTATTCTCACTAAGAACTTGGTCCCTGGAAAAGCCCTTTACAACGAGGAGAGACTCTCTGTGCAG AACGAAGATGGAACTGAGGTTGAATACAGAGTTTGGGACCCTTTCCGCTCTGATTTAGCTGCTGCAGTTGTTGGTGGTGCTGACAACATTTGGATC AAACCTGGTGCTAAAGTTCTTTACCTTGGTGCTGCTTCTGGAACCATTGTCTCTCAT GAGGGATGTGTTTATGCTATCGAGATTTCTGAGAAAAGTGGAAGAGAGTTGGTGAACATGGCAAAGACGAGACCTAATGTGATTCCAGTCATTGAAGATGCTCGAAATCCTGCTAAATACAAAATGCTT GCTATGATATTAGCTCTTAATGCATCTTTCTTCCTCAAAACTAGAGGTCACTTTTCGTTGATAATAAAT GCCGATATACATCACTTAACAATGCAACCAGAAGAAGTGTATTCGAACGAAAGGAAGAAGCTGCTAGAGGATGAGTTGAGACCATCAGAGCAAGTGACTCTTGAGCCTTACGCTTACGCATGA
- the LOC103832441 gene encoding scarecrow-like protein 8 — translation MASGFPGGGGGPEFYGVGGRSMPGGPINNNPQIPGIFLDQIGNRISSGNGIAGKRTLADFQQQSFHNQAAINAFLLRSVKPRNLQSPAIDMSSFGGSSQRYGSPSFLPNLRFQTQQQPDYTGIRMGIGSGNQTLSGVPCIEPVQNVNRAEESENMLNSLRELEKQLLDDDDAQGGDDDVSVITHSNSNSDWLHGLVTPNPNPVLSSSPSSSSSSSSPSTASTTTSVCSRQTVLEIATAIAEGKTEIASEILARVSQTPSQRRNSEEKLVDFMVTALRSRINPAESSAPATELYGKEHIVSTQLLYELSPCFKLGFMAANLAILDASGNKNDDGTSFHVIDFEIGEGGQYVHLLHALSTRRSGKNPLVVRITAVTNISDGFSVAGQRGEERLRTIGDRLSELSDGLGISLKFNVVAGLRLSDLSRESLGCHPDEPLAVNLAFKLYRVPDESVCMENPRDELLRRVKGLNPSVVTLVEEEMNSNTAPFLGRVSESCACYGALLDSVESTVPSSYSDRAKVEEGIGRKLINAVACEGIDRIERCEVFGKWRMRMSMAGFELMPLSEKIAESMKSRLSNGNRVHPGFTVKEENGGVCFGWMGRTLAVASAWR, via the coding sequence ATGGCATCTGGATTTCCCGGCGGCGGTGGTGGACCGGAGTTTTACGGCGTTGGTGGTAGATCTATGCCTGGAGGTCCCATAAACAACAATCCTCAGATTCCCGGGATTTTCCTCGATCAGATCGGAAACAGAATCTCCAGTGGAAATGGAATCGCCGGAAAACGTACTTTAGCTGATTTTCAGCAGCAGTCGTTTCATAATCAAGCCGCTATCAACGCGTTTCTTCTAAGGTCCGTGAAGCCTCGAAATCTTCAGTCGCCGGCGATCGATATGAGTTCGTTCGGTGGTTCTTCTCAGCGTTACGGCTCGCCGTCGTTTCTTCCGAATCTCAGGTTTCAGACACAGCAGCAACCGGACTACACTGGGATCCGGATGGGAATCGGGTCGGGTAATCAGACGTTATCGGGCGTTCCGTGTATTGAGCCGGTTCAGAACGTAAACCGGGCTGAGGAATCGGAGAACATGCTGAATAGTTTGAGAGAGCTTGAGAAACAGCTTTTAGATGATGACGACGCGCAAGGCGGTGATGATGACGTGTCTGTTATCACCCATTCGAATTCCAACAGCGACTGGCTACATGGCCTCGTGACACCCAACCCAAACCCGGTTTTGTCTTCTTCACCCAGCTCTTCCTCCTCGTCGTCTTCGCCTTCAACAGCTTCGACGACCACGTCGGTGTGCTCGAGGCAAACAGTGTTGGAAATCGCGACGGCGATCGCGGAGGGGAAGACGGAGATAGCGTCCGAGATTCTAGCGCGTGTTTCTCAGACGCCGAGCCAGAGGAGGAATTCTGAGGAGAAGCTGGTGGATTTCATGGTGACGGCGCTCCGGTCGCGGATCAATCCGGCGGAGAGCTCTGCTCCGGCGACGGAATTGTACGGGAAGGAGCATATAGTCTCAACTCAATTGCTCTACGAATTGTCTCCTTGTTTCAAACTCGGTTTCATGGCGGCTAATCTCGCCATTCTCGACGCTTCCGGTAACAAGAACGACGACGGGACTTCATTTCACGTCATCGACTTCGAAATCGGTGAAGGTGGTCAGTACGTTCACCTCCTTCACGCGCTCTCCACGCGCCGTAGCGGTAAGAACCCTCTGGTGGTCAGGATCACCGCCGTGACGAACATAAGCGACGGATTCTCTGTCGCCGGCCAGCGGGGAGAGGAGAGGTTGAGAACCATCGGAGATCGTTTGAGCGAACTCAGTGATGGGCTCGGTATCTCTTTGAAGTTTAATGTGGTGGCGGGTTTAAGACTGAGCGATCTGAGCCGTGAATCACTCGGATGCCATCCCGACGAGCCTTTAGCCGTGAACTTGGCTTTCAAACTCTATCGTGTTCCAGACGAAAGTGTATGCATGGAGAATCCAAGAGACGAGCTTCTCCGGCGCGTGAAAGGACTCAACCCGAGCGTAGTGACTCTTGTGGAGGAAGAGATGAATTCCAACACGGCCCCGTTTTTGGGCCGAGTGAGCGAGTCGTGCGCGTGTTACGGCGCTTTGCTTGACTCAGTTGAATCGACTGTTCCGAGTTCTTACTCGGACCGTGCCAAAGTGGAGGAAGGGATCGGTCGGAAGCTAATAAACGCGGTTGCCTGCGAAGGGATCGATCGGATTGAGCGGTGCGAGGTGTTTGGGAAATGGCGGATGAGGATGAGCATGGCTGGGTTTGAGTTGATGCCACTTAGTGAGAAGATAGCCGAGTCCATGAAGAGTCGACTCAGTAACGGAAACCGAGTCCACCCGGGGTTTACCGTTAAGGAAGAGAACGGAGGTGTGTGCTTTGGTTGGATGGGACGGACACTCGCTGTCGCATCCGCTTGGCGTTAA